The Mytilus galloprovincialis chromosome 3, xbMytGall1.hap1.1, whole genome shotgun sequence genomic interval aaattaaaacattaaaatggggggggggggggttctgacCTTTGTAAGAATTGATCCAATGATGCTAAAATACCAATGATTTACTTCTATTAGTTTAAAGAGTCGTCTGTACTATCCCTGAATTTCACAAGTTAAATTGTCTAAAAAATGTATATCATCGTCATATGATTTCGCCTAGGGAATGGCCAGGTTGACTTCCCAGAATTCCTTACGCTTATGGCAAAGAAAATGAAAGATGGTGACGCTGAGGAGGAGATAAAAGAGGCTTTTCGATTATTTGACAAAGAAGGCAATGGCTTTATCAGCGGAGCAGAGCTTCGTCACATCATGACAGCAATTGGTGAAAAATTGACAGATCTAGAAGTCGATGATATGTTACACGAGGCAGATCTCGATGGAGACGGAATGATAAACTATCAAGGTAAAGAACAAAATTTCAGCGAAGCACAGTAATAAGTTGCATATATACTATttatatctaattaaaaaaacaGGGGTTATATTTAACACCGAATATGGGAAGATAAAAGATcatacaaaacacaacaactGGTAATAATTCTTGTCTCATGTAAACCCATCGCATGTGCCTCTTTTCTAGTTGAGAGTAATGATAGTTTACTGAATCAACGATATTCTTTTTTAAATCCAGTTAGAAAATAgtcttaacttttaaaaaaaaatcatatgataaatataaaatttttccTTAGATATTAACAATTCAATGTTCACAAACAGCAGTACCGTtgtcacggccgacactcggctaaccgagagtttggtcggttaatctatattgagtatgcggctatatcggcggttggtctgttaatcgggttggctaaagtctgttaatcaggtgttatcgagaaaatcattgcaaggtcagtatgtttcattgtataactttttagttatatttatatcataaaaactattcatgtctgacaaaacgatttggagtactgaatccagtggtgtaattattttttttctagcttcaataaacgatctataaaatgaaaaggcgagttactcatcagtaaatttatacacattttacacacacaaaatgtacacaaaaatgacaagttggttgagtttacttgcatgcaatattttgaacatcgaaaaaagaagggcattatgtttgtttaccatattaacatcaatatgtgaaaaatctacacgaaaaactgtattttggtgacataaatcaatttttgataaaaatgtggtctgttaatgggtcggatgtataaaactcggtctgttaattggtctgttaagagttatgaatgacattacaagcataatttaattgctatatggggtgttatctgaATAAAGGGATAGACTCAAGATTAGTGGCTAGAATATATGGAAACAATAtacatgaacaatgaaacataagtttagacaatggaatctgaaaattgatagaaatggtttcaaaaagtgtaatatcaaagtaatactaatttcaaaagacaatacataccggaaataaactcctcatagataccgggaatgaaattttatatttacgccagacac includes:
- the LOC143067006 gene encoding calmodulin-alpha-like; amino-acid sequence: MADQLTEEQIHEFKEAFSLFDTDGSGTITSKELGTAMRSLGMNPTEADLADMINEIDADGNGQVDFPEFLTLMAKKMKDGDAEEEIKEAFRLFDKEGNGFISGAELRHIMTAIGEKLTDLEVDDMLHEADLDGDGMINYQEFVALMLK